Proteins co-encoded in one Bacillus paramycoides genomic window:
- a CDS encoding aminopeptidase P family protein yields the protein MKSAFFAQNRERLANTLPDESITILFAGQAPHMSADAQYKFVPNRNFYYVTGIDEPNVIFMLKKFGNSVEETLFIEKSDPVMEKWVGKTVSNEEAEKFSGIKKVVYLDSFEKTMSNILFTENVKHLYLDLERREWNGAETKTLAFAKHVREQYPHVLIGNVYPNICELRVFKTEEEIEIIKEAIAVTKEGIYNVLKHAQADMMEYELEAQFDFTLKSSGIKHHAFNTILASGKNATVLHYEDNDAQIQNGDLVLLDLGAQKDYYNADISYTFPANGTFSSRQKQMYNIVLKALKETTELIKPGVKFAALNEHTKKVLAEECKAIGLIQEDEQLSKYYYHGVSHFLGLDTHDVGTYKDRVLEEGMVITIEPGLYIAEESIGIRIEDDILVTKDGHENLSKDIIREVEEIEAFMRENNVNVKEDEVEVVTK from the coding sequence ATGAAATCAGCATTTTTTGCTCAAAATAGAGAACGATTAGCAAACACATTACCAGATGAATCTATTACTATTTTATTTGCTGGACAAGCACCTCATATGTCAGCGGATGCACAGTATAAATTTGTGCCGAATCGAAATTTTTACTATGTAACAGGAATCGATGAACCAAATGTTATTTTCATGTTGAAGAAGTTTGGAAATAGTGTAGAAGAAACACTTTTCATTGAAAAGTCAGATCCAGTAATGGAAAAATGGGTGGGTAAAACAGTTTCTAACGAGGAAGCAGAGAAATTTTCAGGTATAAAGAAAGTTGTATATTTAGATAGCTTTGAAAAGACAATGTCAAATATACTTTTCACAGAAAATGTGAAGCATCTATATTTAGATTTAGAGCGTCGTGAGTGGAATGGAGCGGAGACAAAAACGCTTGCGTTTGCTAAACATGTAAGAGAACAGTATCCACACGTTTTAATTGGTAATGTATATCCGAATATTTGTGAATTACGAGTGTTTAAAACAGAAGAAGAAATTGAAATCATTAAAGAAGCGATTGCTGTAACGAAAGAGGGTATTTACAACGTACTTAAGCATGCACAAGCTGACATGATGGAATATGAATTAGAAGCTCAGTTTGATTTCACACTGAAGTCATCTGGCATTAAGCATCATGCGTTCAATACAATTTTGGCAAGTGGGAAAAATGCTACAGTTCTTCATTATGAAGATAATGATGCACAAATTCAAAATGGTGATTTAGTACTGCTAGATTTAGGCGCTCAAAAAGATTACTATAATGCTGATATTAGTTATACATTCCCTGCAAATGGAACATTCTCTAGTCGCCAAAAACAAATGTATAATATTGTATTAAAAGCATTGAAAGAAACAACAGAACTCATTAAACCAGGAGTAAAGTTTGCTGCATTAAATGAGCATACGAAAAAGGTATTAGCAGAAGAGTGTAAAGCAATTGGTTTAATTCAAGAAGACGAACAGTTATCAAAATACTATTATCACGGTGTCAGCCATTTCCTTGGTTTAGATACGCATGATGTAGGAACATATAAAGATAGAGTGTTAGAAGAAGGTATGGTTATAACAATTGAACCTGGTCTTTATATTGCAGAAGAATCAATTGGCATTCGTATTGAAGATGATATTCTTGTAACGAAAGACGGACATGAAAACTTGTCAAAAGATATCATTAGAGAAGTTGAAGAGATTGAAGCGTTTATGAGAGAAAATAATGTAAATGTAAAAGAAGATGAAGTTGAAGTTGTTACGAAATAA
- the topB gene encoding DNA topoisomerase III, whose product MKLIIAEKPDQGLALVSQFKYRRKDGYLEVEANELFPNGAYCTWAIGHLTQLCNPEHYHAEWKKWSLNTLPMIPERFQFEVTKSKYKQFNVVKQLLHNPQVTEIIHAGDAGREGELIVRNIINLCNVQKPMKRLWISSLTKQAIYQGFKNLLDESDTINTYYEAYTRSCADWVVGMNASRVFSILLKKKGMNDVFSAGRVQTPTLALIVKREKEIENFKSEPFWEVFATFNIEGKKYEGKWEKDSESRLKDPDMANKIAAFCQGKPAEVKEMKTERKEFQPPLLFNLSSLQATANKAFKFSPKKTLDITQALYQKGIVSYPRSDSNYVTQGEAATFPDILQKLSQFDEYKGLLPAPVESIMNNKRYVNEKKVTDHYAIIPTEQVTNPSRLSGDEKKIYDMIVRRLIAAHYEVAIFDYTTIITLVDERAEFVSKGKQQIQEGWRKVIFQDDKDDETILPIVAEGEQGKVVKVIVKEGKTQPPKRYTEGQLITLMKTAGKYLENEELEKVLKKTEGLGTEATRAGIITMLKDRKYIDVKKNQVYATDKGKVLITAIGDKILASPEMTAKWEQRLAEIGEGTASPATFMEQTKKLSAKIIEDAVEMSEKWDFTGLHVESIERKGSKFTTGKKIGSCKKCDGDVIDKSTFYGCSNYNTTQCDFTISKKILSKTISQKNMTKLLKGEKTDLIKGFKKGEKTFDAKLEWKDNKINFVFEN is encoded by the coding sequence ATGAAATTAATTATTGCCGAGAAACCAGATCAAGGTTTGGCTCTTGTTTCACAGTTTAAATATCGCCGGAAAGATGGTTATTTAGAAGTAGAAGCAAATGAGTTATTTCCAAATGGAGCGTACTGTACATGGGCAATTGGTCATTTGACACAGTTATGTAATCCAGAACATTATCACGCCGAGTGGAAAAAATGGTCACTTAATACGTTACCGATGATTCCAGAGCGTTTTCAATTTGAAGTAACAAAGTCAAAGTATAAGCAATTTAACGTTGTGAAACAGCTGTTACATAATCCTCAGGTAACAGAAATTATTCACGCAGGCGATGCTGGGCGTGAAGGGGAATTAATCGTACGAAACATTATTAATCTTTGTAACGTGCAAAAGCCGATGAAGCGTCTTTGGATTTCATCTTTAACGAAACAAGCTATTTACCAAGGGTTTAAAAACTTGCTTGATGAATCAGATACAATCAATACGTACTATGAGGCATATACAAGGTCATGTGCGGACTGGGTCGTTGGTATGAATGCATCGCGTGTCTTTAGTATTTTGCTAAAGAAAAAAGGAATGAACGATGTATTTTCCGCTGGACGTGTACAAACACCGACACTCGCATTAATCGTAAAGCGTGAAAAAGAAATAGAAAACTTTAAGTCAGAGCCGTTTTGGGAAGTGTTCGCAACCTTTAATATAGAAGGAAAGAAGTATGAGGGGAAATGGGAGAAAGATAGTGAATCCCGCTTAAAAGACCCTGATATGGCAAATAAAATTGCGGCATTTTGCCAAGGGAAACCAGCTGAAGTAAAGGAAATGAAAACGGAGCGTAAAGAGTTTCAGCCACCGCTTTTATTTAACTTATCGTCACTGCAAGCCACGGCAAATAAAGCATTCAAATTTTCACCGAAAAAGACGCTTGATATAACGCAAGCACTATATCAAAAAGGGATTGTCTCTTATCCTCGTTCAGATTCTAACTATGTTACACAAGGAGAGGCAGCGACGTTCCCTGATATTTTACAGAAGTTAAGTCAGTTTGATGAATATAAAGGTTTATTACCGGCTCCGGTTGAATCAATTATGAATAATAAGCGTTATGTGAATGAAAAGAAAGTAACAGATCACTATGCCATTATTCCGACAGAGCAAGTTACAAACCCAAGCAGATTATCAGGTGATGAAAAGAAAATTTACGATATGATCGTAAGAAGACTTATTGCCGCTCACTATGAAGTTGCAATCTTTGATTATACGACGATTATAACGCTTGTAGATGAACGTGCTGAATTCGTTTCAAAAGGAAAACAGCAAATTCAAGAAGGTTGGCGTAAAGTTATTTTCCAAGATGATAAAGATGACGAAACAATTCTTCCAATTGTCGCAGAAGGTGAACAAGGGAAAGTTGTAAAGGTGATAGTGAAAGAAGGAAAAACACAGCCACCGAAGCGTTATACAGAAGGTCAACTTATTACGTTAATGAAAACGGCAGGTAAGTATTTAGAGAACGAAGAGCTTGAGAAAGTATTAAAGAAAACAGAAGGTTTAGGTACAGAGGCAACGCGCGCTGGGATTATTACGATGCTGAAAGACCGTAAATATATAGATGTGAAGAAGAACCAAGTGTATGCGACCGATAAAGGGAAAGTATTAATTACCGCAATCGGTGATAAAATACTAGCTTCACCAGAAATGACCGCGAAATGGGAGCAGCGCCTTGCGGAAATCGGTGAAGGCACAGCATCACCAGCTACATTTATGGAACAAACGAAAAAGTTATCAGCTAAAATTATTGAAGATGCAGTAGAAATGTCGGAGAAGTGGGATTTCACTGGATTACATGTTGAATCGATTGAGCGAAAAGGATCGAAATTTACAACTGGTAAAAAGATTGGTAGTTGTAAAAAATGTGATGGCGACGTGATTGATAAGTCAACGTTTTACGGTTGTTCTAACTACAACACGACACAATGTGATTTTACCATCTCAAAGAAAATATTAAGTAAAACAATTTCGCAAAAGAACATGACAAAGCTCTTAAAAGGTGAAAAGACCGATTTAATTAAAGGCTTTAAAAAAGGTGAGAAAACCTTTGATGCGAAGTTAGAGTGGAAAGATAATAAGATTAATTTTGTGTTTGAGAATTAA
- a CDS encoding DUF4153 domain-containing protein — protein MDINNLIIENMDNPHELERMYRKDPKAFKKSFSQAWDEKPDSQVLAAWYERLHFKETANKEKISLFQKGFLFMGMLAILAGLSTRIIFHFVEQEAIAPINLAFGVIPFIVAYFIYNNTPKKSIIYFLAALLLISGLYLNMLPLNYKDSSILAYLHFPIMLWVLVGIAFTGNEYSKGSTRLAYIKFNLEYCLLYASMAVSGMVLAVFTMKLFSFVDLDIGEFYFSNVVLFGAAALAIVATYLVSMNLKLAKNITPYIAKIFSPLVLITLLIYLITVIWSGKNPFLDRNFLMAFNGILLGVLAVTIFSIVESDSDEKKSISDYINFALIVLALIIDTVALSAIVFRLSSYGITPNRLAVLGVNILIWANLIWIMFSYMRFLQNKSGPTAIQDAVTKYLPIYGLWAAFVIFTFPIMFN, from the coding sequence ATGGACATTAACAATTTGATTATTGAAAATATGGATAACCCTCATGAGTTGGAGAGAATGTATAGAAAAGACCCGAAAGCTTTTAAAAAGTCATTCTCACAAGCATGGGATGAAAAACCTGATTCTCAGGTACTAGCTGCTTGGTACGAAAGATTGCATTTCAAGGAGACGGCAAATAAAGAAAAAATATCGCTGTTTCAAAAGGGTTTCTTATTCATGGGTATGTTAGCTATTCTAGCTGGGCTAAGTACCAGAATCATTTTCCACTTTGTCGAGCAGGAAGCAATTGCTCCCATTAACCTAGCTTTTGGTGTAATTCCTTTTATTGTTGCTTATTTTATTTACAATAATACTCCGAAAAAAAGTATTATTTATTTCCTTGCGGCGTTGTTACTAATTTCCGGATTGTATCTTAATATGTTGCCATTAAATTATAAAGACAGCAGTATCCTTGCTTATTTACATTTTCCTATAATGTTATGGGTCTTAGTAGGGATTGCGTTTACAGGAAATGAATATTCAAAAGGTAGTACAAGATTAGCTTATATTAAATTTAATTTAGAATATTGTCTTCTCTACGCGAGTATGGCGGTGAGCGGAATGGTATTAGCAGTATTCACCATGAAGTTATTTAGCTTCGTTGACTTGGATATAGGAGAATTCTATTTTAGTAATGTTGTTTTATTTGGTGCTGCCGCCCTCGCTATTGTGGCTACATACTTAGTATCAATGAACCTTAAACTTGCTAAAAATATTACACCATATATAGCTAAAATTTTTAGTCCGCTTGTACTGATTACATTGTTGATCTATCTTATAACGGTTATATGGAGTGGGAAAAATCCATTCTTGGACCGCAATTTCCTAATGGCCTTCAATGGAATCCTTCTTGGTGTATTGGCTGTTACTATATTTTCTATCGTTGAGAGTGATTCAGATGAGAAAAAGAGCATTTCAGATTATATAAATTTTGCCTTAATTGTTCTGGCGCTTATTATTGACACTGTCGCTTTGTCAGCTATCGTATTCAGACTTTCTTCTTACGGGATTACACCTAATAGACTTGCTGTTTTAGGTGTAAACATACTGATTTGGGCAAATCTCATTTGGATTATGTTTTCCTATATGCGTTTTCTACAAAACAAATCAGGACCAACAGCTATCCAAGATGCCGTTACGAAGTATTTACCAATCTACGGACTTTGGGCAGCTTTCGTTATATTTACTTTTCCTATAATGTTTAATTAG
- a CDS encoding arsenic resistance protein: MSTLEKIQTFIILFAVTCGIVLGQFHLIHMYAEQFIVPFLFFMLYGLFLSIPLKEIKNGFRNLKFAGTSLTINFVWTPLLAWGLGALFLSDHPALWVGFVMLMVTPCTDWYLIFTEIAKGNVALSTAIMPVNLILQVLLLPIYLFLFAGVMKTVALSVLVESIVIVIVLPFVLAHATKFIMNKMKKAETLENKLIPFFSSAQIVFLSLAIVAMFASQGKYLLQNINVVLLLLIPVLLFFIINFVIGQFIGRIMHLSYKDTVSLSLTTLARNSPVALAIAVTAFPDEPLIALALVIGPLIELPVLACISQVLLLIKRKQQYT, from the coding sequence ATGAGCACTTTAGAAAAGATTCAAACTTTTATTATTCTTTTTGCTGTTACATGCGGCATCGTACTCGGACAATTTCATTTGATACATATGTATGCAGAGCAATTTATTGTCCCCTTCTTATTTTTTATGCTGTATGGATTATTCCTCAGCATCCCATTGAAAGAAATAAAAAATGGGTTCCGCAATTTAAAATTTGCTGGAACGAGCCTTACTATTAATTTTGTATGGACACCTTTACTTGCTTGGGGATTAGGTGCACTATTTCTTTCAGATCATCCAGCACTTTGGGTTGGATTTGTTATGTTAATGGTTACTCCATGTACAGATTGGTACTTAATCTTTACTGAAATAGCAAAAGGAAATGTAGCACTTTCTACTGCAATTATGCCTGTAAATTTAATATTGCAAGTACTACTTCTTCCCATTTATTTATTTTTATTTGCTGGTGTCATGAAGACTGTAGCGCTTTCTGTTTTAGTAGAAAGTATTGTTATCGTAATCGTCTTACCCTTTGTACTTGCACACGCTACAAAATTCATTATGAATAAAATGAAAAAAGCTGAAACACTCGAGAATAAACTCATTCCGTTTTTCAGCTCTGCGCAAATTGTATTTTTAAGTTTAGCAATCGTAGCGATGTTTGCATCACAAGGTAAATATTTACTACAAAATATAAATGTCGTTTTACTATTACTCATTCCTGTTCTATTGTTCTTCATCATAAATTTTGTAATCGGGCAATTTATCGGACGCATTATGCACTTATCTTATAAAGATACAGTAAGTTTAAGCTTAACAACTTTAGCAAGAAACTCACCTGTTGCACTCGCTATTGCTGTAACAGCTTTTCCTGACGAACCTCTTATTGCACTTGCACTCGTTATTGGACCGTTAATTGAACTGCCAGTACTTGCTTGTATTTCACAGGTGTTGTTGCTTATTAAGAGAAAACAGCAGTATACATAA
- a CDS encoding FMN-dependent NADH-azoreductase, which translates to MGLFSSLFGKKEENTKVEGNKTMSKVLFVKANDRPAEQAVSSKMYETFVNAYKETNPNTEITELDLFALDLPYYGNIAISGGYKRSQGMELTAEEEKAVATVDQYLNQFLEADKVVFAFPLWNFTVPAPLITYISYLSQAGKTFKYTANGPVGLAGDKKVVVLGARGSDYSSEQMAPMEMAVNYVTNVLGFWGITNPETVVIEGHNQYPDRSQQIVEEGLENVKKVAAKF; encoded by the coding sequence ATGGGATTATTTAGCTCATTATTTGGTAAAAAAGAAGAAAATACAAAAGTAGAGGGGAATAAAACAATGTCAAAAGTATTATTTGTAAAAGCAAACGATCGTCCAGCGGAGCAAGCAGTTAGTTCAAAAATGTATGAAACATTTGTAAATGCTTATAAAGAAACAAATCCGAATACAGAAATTACAGAGTTAGATTTATTTGCATTAGATCTTCCTTATTACGGAAATATCGCTATTTCAGGTGGATATAAACGTAGTCAAGGAATGGAGTTAACAGCTGAAGAAGAGAAGGCTGTAGCAACAGTAGATCAATATTTAAATCAGTTTTTAGAAGCTGATAAAGTTGTATTTGCGTTCCCATTATGGAATTTCACAGTACCAGCACCATTAATCACATATATTTCATACTTATCTCAAGCTGGAAAAACGTTTAAATATACAGCAAATGGTCCAGTAGGTTTAGCTGGTGATAAGAAAGTCGTTGTGTTAGGTGCTCGTGGTTCAGATTACTCTTCAGAACAAATGGCTCCTATGGAAATGGCAGTTAATTATGTAACGAATGTGCTTGGATTCTGGGGAATTACAAATCCGGAGACTGTTGTAATTGAAGGGCACAATCAATATCCAGATCGTTCACAACAAATTGTTGAAGAAGGATTAGAAAACGTTAAAAAAGTAGCTGCAAAATTTTAA
- the brnQ gene encoding branched-chain amino acid transport system II carrier protein — translation MANKVPFSFIVVIGLMLFALFFGAGNLIFPAMLGQSAGENVWIANAGFLVTGVGLPLLGVLAFGFSGKDDLQSLASRAHPVFGIVFTTVLYLAIGPLFAIPRTGNVSYEIGLKPFMPEGLGSTPLILFTIIFFSITCFFSLNPAKIVDIVGKILTPIKLTFIGILVIVAFIHPIGDMQAPVEAYTSHAFFKGFQEGYLTMDTLASFVFGIIIINAIKEKGAKTKTQIMIVCAKATIIAASILAIIYTALSYMGASSVAKLGHLENGGEVLAKVSNYYFGSYGGVLLGLMITVACLTTSVGLVSACSSFFHKLFPNVPYKAIAITLCVFSAIVANVGLTQLIAVSVPVLTAIYPLAIVLIFLTFFHSLFKGRAEVYQVSLILTFIISLFDGLSAAGVNIAVVSQLFTKFLPMQEVGLGWIFPAIIGGFIGYGISVLKGKNQVQPAASANKKIG, via the coding sequence ATGGCGAATAAAGTACCGTTTTCGTTCATAGTAGTTATTGGATTAATGTTATTTGCACTATTTTTTGGAGCAGGAAATTTAATATTCCCGGCAATGCTCGGTCAATCGGCAGGAGAGAATGTATGGATTGCTAATGCTGGATTTTTAGTAACGGGTGTTGGATTGCCATTACTAGGTGTACTAGCATTTGGTTTTTCGGGTAAAGATGATTTACAGTCATTAGCAAGTCGTGCTCACCCAGTGTTCGGGATTGTGTTTACAACAGTTTTATACTTAGCGATTGGTCCGTTATTTGCAATACCAAGAACAGGAAATGTTTCTTATGAAATTGGTCTTAAGCCGTTTATGCCAGAAGGATTAGGTTCTACACCTTTAATTCTTTTCACAATTATATTCTTTAGCATCACTTGTTTTTTTTCGCTAAATCCCGCGAAAATTGTCGATATTGTTGGAAAAATCTTAACGCCAATTAAGTTAACTTTTATCGGTATATTAGTAATCGTTGCTTTTATACATCCGATTGGAGATATGCAAGCACCAGTGGAAGCTTATACATCACATGCATTCTTTAAAGGATTCCAAGAAGGATACTTAACAATGGATACACTGGCATCATTCGTATTTGGAATCATTATCATTAATGCAATTAAAGAAAAAGGTGCGAAAACGAAAACACAGATTATGATTGTTTGTGCAAAAGCGACAATCATTGCAGCATCTATTTTAGCAATTATCTATACAGCTCTTTCTTATATGGGTGCTTCAAGTGTTGCAAAGCTTGGACATTTAGAGAATGGTGGAGAAGTATTAGCGAAAGTTTCTAACTACTATTTCGGATCATATGGTGGAGTATTATTAGGGTTAATGATTACAGTAGCGTGTTTAACAACTAGTGTGGGACTTGTATCAGCATGTTCTTCATTCTTCCATAAGTTATTCCCAAATGTCCCTTACAAAGCAATTGCCATCACGCTATGTGTATTTAGTGCAATTGTTGCAAACGTAGGATTAACACAATTAATCGCAGTTTCTGTTCCAGTATTAACAGCAATCTATCCACTAGCAATCGTATTGATTTTCTTAACATTCTTCCATTCATTATTCAAAGGAAGAGCTGAAGTTTACCAAGTGAGCTTAATCTTAACATTTATTATCAGCTTATTTGATGGATTAAGTGCAGCTGGCGTTAACATTGCAGTAGTAAGCCAATTGTTCACTAAATTCCTTCCGATGCAAGAAGTAGGATTAGGTTGGATCTTCCCAGCGATTATCGGTGGATTTATCGGATACGGCATTAGCGTTTTAAAAGGAAAAAATCAAGTTCAACCAGCAGCTAGTGCGAATAAGAAAATAGGTTAA
- a CDS encoding VOC family protein, with amino-acid sequence MKKTIDHIGIAVRDIDSTIRFYEKVLLGTLIDRYVSEAPGVESEVAILEVDGDRIELLAPTNNTTSPIARFIKQKGKGVHHVAYRVADLDVALEELKEQGIRTLEHTLRMNKHGRRLIYLNPADTEGTIIEYCDYPEEK; translated from the coding sequence ATGAAAAAAACAATTGATCATATTGGCATCGCAGTTCGAGATATAGATAGTACGATACGTTTTTATGAAAAGGTGTTGTTAGGAACTTTAATAGATCGTTACGTAAGTGAAGCTCCTGGTGTTGAAAGCGAAGTAGCCATTCTTGAAGTGGATGGAGATAGAATTGAATTACTTGCACCGACGAATAATACGACGTCTCCAATAGCACGCTTTATTAAACAAAAAGGTAAAGGTGTTCATCACGTTGCGTATCGTGTTGCTGATTTAGATGTAGCTTTAGAAGAGTTAAAAGAACAAGGTATTCGAACGTTAGAGCATACACTTCGAATGAATAAGCACGGTAGAAGATTAATATATCTTAACCCAGCGGATACAGAGGGAACAATCATTGAGTATTGTGATTATCCGGAAGAGAAGTAA
- a CDS encoding copper resistance CopC/CopD family protein, producing the protein MSVKVMRRLGAWLLIACVLIILIPKSASAHAYIVKSNPAENETLKKAPAVVKIEFDEDIQVSSFNTLYVRDTSGKRVDLKDAHIDKKNKKLLEAGLKENLKNGLYSIQWKVISADGHPIQGVIPFRIGLAEAGADDVQVEEMGYVPQIDMIMERGVLYTGFSLFIGVLFFNLIMYKGNATLVRSRSKKIIWISLIGIFISLLFNLPLQAKINADVSWLEAFDPVLLKETLQLSVFSYVWLTQMALISLLIIVTYFAMKCEKFSSFKVWSIPIVLFIGILVMKAFNSHAYGLKFKEIAVVMDFLHLFAASLWIGGLSSIILLLRKEDDKWSMYWDMIKRFSPWATGAVIVILITGLFNSTFFIPTIHSLFDTKYGLALLAKILLFIFMGILGIVHYVKGKMRAKQGLGATVKVEFIIGIIIFIIVAFMTNVQTPLMPPTGPFTESKQLDNGYELTLHVSPNKVGQNTFHITLKDENGQPVTDMEQIILTTQSLDMNMGKGSFKVSAVSPGEYEAEGMYINMTGNWSIQVHGLTKFLDSFDTDYKFIVGGR; encoded by the coding sequence ATGAGCGTGAAAGTAATGAGAAGGTTAGGGGCATGGCTATTAATTGCATGTGTGCTTATTATATTGATACCAAAAAGTGCATCTGCTCATGCGTACATTGTGAAATCAAACCCTGCTGAAAATGAAACATTGAAGAAAGCACCAGCTGTTGTGAAAATTGAATTCGATGAGGACATACAAGTCTCAAGTTTTAATACATTGTACGTGAGAGATACATCAGGTAAAAGGGTCGATTTAAAAGATGCTCATATTGATAAAAAAAATAAAAAGCTATTAGAAGCTGGATTAAAAGAGAATCTCAAAAATGGTCTCTACTCTATTCAGTGGAAAGTGATTTCTGCTGACGGGCATCCTATTCAAGGAGTTATTCCGTTCCGAATTGGATTAGCGGAAGCTGGAGCAGACGATGTACAAGTAGAAGAGATGGGGTATGTCCCGCAAATAGATATGATTATGGAGCGTGGAGTTCTATATACAGGTTTCTCCTTATTTATAGGAGTGCTATTCTTTAATCTTATTATGTATAAAGGGAATGCAACCTTGGTTCGATCAAGAAGTAAAAAAATAATATGGATCTCATTAATTGGCATATTCATTAGTTTACTATTCAATCTACCATTGCAAGCGAAAATAAATGCTGATGTTTCATGGCTAGAAGCATTTGATCCTGTACTATTAAAAGAAACGTTACAGCTTTCTGTTTTTAGTTACGTATGGCTCACTCAAATGGCTCTTATTAGTTTGCTTATAATTGTTACATATTTTGCGATGAAGTGTGAGAAGTTTTCATCGTTTAAAGTATGGAGCATTCCAATAGTATTGTTCATTGGGATCCTTGTTATGAAAGCATTTAATAGTCACGCATATGGTTTAAAGTTTAAAGAGATTGCTGTCGTTATGGATTTTCTGCATTTATTTGCAGCGTCATTATGGATTGGCGGTCTATCATCCATTATTCTTCTATTACGTAAAGAGGATGACAAGTGGAGTATGTATTGGGATATGATTAAGCGTTTTTCACCATGGGCAACAGGTGCTGTCATCGTGATTTTAATAACAGGTCTTTTTAACAGTACATTCTTTATTCCAACAATCCACTCATTATTTGATACGAAGTATGGATTAGCTTTATTAGCAAAGATACTTTTATTCATTTTCATGGGGATATTGGGAATTGTTCATTATGTGAAAGGGAAAATGAGAGCGAAGCAAGGATTAGGCGCTACAGTGAAAGTAGAATTTATCATTGGAATTATCATTTTCATAATCGTAGCTTTTATGACAAACGTACAAACACCGCTGATGCCTCCTACTGGACCTTTTACAGAGAGCAAACAATTAGATAATGGATATGAACTTACTTTACATGTAAGTCCTAATAAAGTAGGACAAAATACATTTCATATTACTTTAAAGGATGAGAACGGACAACCTGTTACCGATATGGAGCAAATTATTTTAACAACGCAATCATTAGATATGAATATGGGAAAAGGTTCATTTAAAGTTTCCGCCGTTTCACCAGGAGAATACGAAGCAGAAGGTATGTATATTAACATGACAGGAAACTGGAGTATACAAGTGCATGGATTAACAAAATTTCTTGATAGTTTTGATACGGATTATAAATTTATAGTAGGCGGCAGATAA
- a CDS encoding YcnI family protein has protein sequence MKQIKKLGTTMIATIIAMGIFSLPVSAHVTVKPATSDIGSWETYTIKVPVEKNVATTKVTLKIPSGVEFQQYEPVPGWKVEEQKDNAGKVKTVVWEATGDGILPGQFQRFTFVAKNPDKEQKIAWDAYQLYKDGEIVEWAGDEKAEKPHSLTTIAKGTSVTGEHGEVSNVEKNEGTSNMQLIAIALSILAIVSSVGACVFVVRRKK, from the coding sequence ATGAAACAAATAAAAAAATTGGGTACAACAATGATCGCAACAATAATTGCAATGGGGATTTTTTCATTACCTGTTAGTGCGCACGTTACTGTAAAGCCAGCAACTTCTGACATTGGTTCTTGGGAGACTTACACGATAAAAGTACCAGTTGAAAAGAATGTAGCAACGACAAAAGTTACATTAAAAATACCGTCTGGAGTAGAGTTCCAACAGTATGAACCAGTGCCAGGATGGAAAGTGGAAGAGCAAAAAGATAATGCTGGAAAAGTGAAAACAGTAGTATGGGAAGCAACAGGAGATGGGATTTTACCCGGTCAGTTCCAGCGATTTACTTTCGTCGCTAAAAACCCTGATAAAGAACAAAAAATAGCTTGGGATGCATATCAACTATATAAAGACGGAGAAATTGTTGAATGGGCAGGCGATGAAAAAGCTGAAAAACCACATTCACTTACTACAATTGCAAAAGGTACGTCAGTAACAGGAGAACATGGTGAAGTGTCTAATGTAGAAAAGAATGAAGGTACTAGTAATATGCAATTGATAGCAATTGCCCTATCTATTTTGGCGATTGTATCGTCGGTAGGGGCGTGTGTTTTTGTAGTGCGCCGTAAAAAGTAA